The DNA segment ggagaagagaactgtctgaggacttgagaaccaaaattgtgaaaaaataccaacaatctcaaggttacaagtccatctccagagatctagatttgcctttgtccacagtgcgcaacattatcaagaagtttcCAACCCATGGCACTATAGCTAATCTCCCTGGGCATGgatggaagagaaaaattgatgaaaggttgcaacgcaggatagtccggatggtggataagcagccccaaacaagttccaaagaaattcaagctgccctgcaggctcagggagcatcagtgtcagtGCGAAATATCCATCaacatttaaatgaaatgaaacgctatggcaggagacccactgctgacacagagacataaaaaagcaagactacagtttgccaaaatgtacttgagcaAGCCAAAATCCTCCTGGGAAAacgtcttgtggacagatgagaccaagatagagctttttgataaagcacatcattctactgtttaccgaaaacggaatgaggcctacaaagaaaagaacacagtacctacagtgaaatatggtggaggttcaatgatgttttggggttgttttgctgcctctggcactgggtgccttgactgtgtgcaaggcatcatgaaatctgaggattaccaaaggattttgggtcgcactgtagagcccggtgtcagaaagctgggtttgcgtcCGAGATCTTGAGTCTCccagcaggacaatgaccccCAAAGATacgtcaaaaagcacccagaaatggatggcaacaaagtGCTGGAGAtttctgaagtggccagcaatgagtccagatctaaatcccattgaacacctgtggagagatcttaaaacTGCGGTTGGGAAAAggcgcccttccaataagagagacctggagcagtttgcaaaggaagagtggtccaaaattccaggtgagaggtgtaagaagcttattgatggttgtaggaagcgactgatttcagttattttttccaaagggtgtgcaaccaaatattaagtAAGGGTGTcagtaattttgtccagcccatttttggagttttgtgtgacattatgtccaatttgctttttttatctgcttttttttgttccaatacacacaaagggaataaacatgtataTAGCAAAATAtgtgttaatgcaatacttttctgtgagaaatacttgattttctggaaatatTTCTGGGGTGCCATCACTTTCGGCCATGACTTTATATATCAATTGTGGGTACATTATGGTTGGATGGACCTTTTAAAAGATTTGGGTTAGAAGTCagagccttggtgctctctgagctcagttCTTTGctcacagacatttcatgaccaaactaggtaacagcaccAGTGTTGGAAGGCTTCCAAGCACGAATGATGtgatctagtttggtaatgaaatgactgCGAGAAAACAACCGATTCAGAtcgcaccaaggacctcacagactcagactcctcttcttcctctcctcctcctcccccttctagcactgatgatgttacttggtTTGGTAACAAAAGGTCTGcatgaaaaccatcaagctcagagagcatcaaggaccccacagtcttccccctcctcctcgccataaaccctcctcccttctagcacggataatgttccctagctgggtcatgaaaggtctgcatgaaaaccaccacgctcagggagcaccaagggctCCTCAGTCCAGCCTTGAGCTACCCAGATTCTCCTCCATCGGTACTAAAAGCGCCTTTTACAAGACCTGTTGCAAAGCCTCCCCTACAGTTCCAGCCCCTCCTCCGTGATCAGACCGTGGCCTGGTTTGCAAGTCACATTAAGCTGTGGtttaatggggaggggagggacgtCCCCTGTGGTAGATGCCCACTTTACTCTCCCACGCCTGGTTTTCCTTCCTGCGAGCGGCTCCATTTCTCTCCCTCCAACCTGCAGGAGAACACCCGTTACTGGGGAGGCTCTTGGAGCGCCAGGAATCGGCCTCGTCCTTCAGCGTCTCCGGCACGGCTCTGGGCCACCGCCGCCTGCGCCCTCTCCTGCGGGCCCTCAAGCTGCAGGCTTCCATCCGCCAGCTGTGCCTCTCTGGGACTGGGCTGGGGGACGACTCGGCCGAGGAGCTCCAGGCCACGCTGGGGACCATCCCTGGGCTGAAGCGCCTGGATCTCTCGGACAACCGGCTGGGCCCCGACGGGCTGCAGAAGTTGGCTGCGGACCTTCCTGGCTCACCTGCCTTCCAGGTACCGTAGAAGTTACGTGTTGTGCAGGAAAAAAAGCTGAGCCTGCATTTAATTTAAAGGCTTCCATTCATAAATAGTCACCTGGGCTGAGATGCTAATGAGGGAAAGGAACCAAGGAAGAGGAAATTGAGGGAAAATATCCATGGAGAGACTccctcatccaggtcacggttgtcccaaaggtgatctttccaaaaggcaactgggctttattGGACTTTTTGCCttgaagatgaagaagaggaagatgaagAAGGAATTGAACTGGAGAACtgcagaggcttcttggatgagaagtcagaagcaaaataaacaagaaaatccagtaaaAACCACCTGTGGGAAGTGAATGCCCTCTTTCCTTAACACCTTTGAGAAGATGGATgaatgagaagggagggaaggagggggaaaaggcatggaaaagatgaaaaggaaggaagaagggaaggaaggaaggaagccaccgctgatggtgttccctagttgggtcatgaaacgtctgcaagaaaaccaccaagctcagagagcaccaaggaccccccattcaaccccgagctacaaagattctatcagttattatttgggggaggggggctatTAGCTTTCCTGACCCTCCAGTTCCTGGCAAGTGCTTGGCCGCCCCTTCACCCCGTTTCCTCGTTCCAGAACTTAGAAGAGCTGGATCTCAGCTTGAACCCCTTGGGTGACGGCAGCTCCCAGTCTCTGGCCTCGCTGGTCCAGGCTTGTCCTGTTTTGGGTGCCCTTCGACTGCAAGCCTGCGGCCTTGGCACCACCTTCCTGGAGCCTCACTCTCTCCTGCTGGCCAACGCCTTGAAAGGTAGGCAGAAGGGCTGGGCGGGGGGTTCAGGGGCACTTCTGGGTACCAAAAgaccggggggcggggggaaggggaGGCCTTCAGAACCCAGGGGGGTCAGCCTTAAAACGGAAACATTTCTGCCAGAAAAATACGACAAAGGGAATGTATACTTAATATTACATGTTTTgacagcagcgagaattgtatttgcacaacattggaaaaatgaggaaactccTATAGATGAAAATAGAATTTGAAAAAAACATTAGATTGTGTGGAAATGGACACTTAACATTAAAGATAAATAACAAAGAAGATTCAGGCTATTTTTTAGCTTGGGACTTGTTTTACCAGTGGCTAGATAATAACGGTAGAAATCAGAAGTTGGAAGAATATACAAGTAAAGaatgttattattactattattatgcaAATGTAAATTGACTCCGACAATACACTGTTTATTAAGCACTCAAATAGGTCAAAGAAAAAtgtatagatattttttttaaaaaaaaccaaggggTTTTGCTTGAGGATTGGGGGATAATGAGCCCCATCTGAAGCTAAAACCAATGTTGTGGCCCTCGAGTACTCCAATGTCCCAGAAAATGAAGGGCGAAAAAggatgtgatttaataaaatgagcaaggaaatattaggaaaggaataaaaaactatggggaaaaaaagaatattttggcaaaaattgtaactaagaaaaatatatttataacaatataacaacagagttggaagggaccttggaggccttctagtccaaccccctgcccaggcaggaaaccctacaccatctcagacagatggttatccaacattttcttaaaaatttccagtgttggagcattcacaacttctgcaggcaagtcattccacttattaattgttctaactaactATTAATTGTTCTATTTGAATtgtttgaattgtataagataaggtcaatactctgttcatgaattgtgtctgtgtggaggggggggaatttaaaaaccaataaaaaacatgtatatataaaaaaacgtACTCCAGTATCCCTTGTTCTCCCACATGTGAACTCTGTTCTCCCCCTCAAACATCTGGAGATGTTCACCTCTTCCTGTTTCCTGGCAGGAGCCACGCACCTCAAGAGACTCACTCTGTCCCACAATGTCCTGGGCTCCCGTGGCCTTGGGGTGCTGCTGAAAAGCCTGCCCTTCGAATCGCTGACCCATCTGGAGATGGGCTCCCTGGAACCCAGGGCGGGGGACCGGCCACAGCTGAGGGATGCCGTGGTCAGGTATCTGACGCaggttggtgctctctgatcgcCCGGGGGAGGTGGGCTGCCTGCCCTGGGGAATTTGGGGAATGGGGAGAAGATCAAACGCACAGGGCCCCCAGACTCAATTCCGAATCTTCTCGGGACAGGAAGGCTGCGTTCTGACCCACCTGGGACTCTCTGGGAATCACCTGGACGACGGCGATGTATCAGAGCTCGCTAGGTAAGGCGGCTGCTGTTGCTCAGATGTGGGTGTGAGGATGCCGAAGAAGGAAGTCTGGAGAAACAAGCCCTGATACTCTTGGCTCGGAGACCTTGGATGGTTGCAGGGATCCTCTCCCCAGACTTTCTTGGGGACAACTGGACCCCTGTTTGGTTCTGctacgtttgtagtcctccttgttGCCATCCAGCAGAGGATGTTCTCTGCGCTTTTGGCCTTCTGAAAACGAGGGGTGGGAAAATGAGGAGGTCaccctgttctccaaagccccagaaggcaggacaagaaacaatggatggaaactaatccaggagagaagcaacctggaattgaggagaaacttcctaacagtgaggacaattaaccagtggaacagcttgccaccagaagttatgggtgcttcatcactggtggtttttaagaaaagactgggcagtcacttgtctggaatggtagagggtctcctgcttgagcagggggctgggctagtcctgtctcttctcttctcttctcttcttctccattctattatttctatttctattctgttctctacaGCCAGAACCAAAAGCAAGCAGGTGGAAGGATCGGGGTCTCCTTCCCAGTTGCTGATGTAGGTTGGTGGGGCTGGACTTGTGGTTTCAGGCAGTTTTGCGGACCCCCTCCTCTGCGCCAGgcccttgtctggaatggtagagggcagtgtttctcaaccgtggaaactttaagacgggtggacttcaactcctagaattctgggagttgaagtccacccgtcttaaagttggGAAAccctggcatagggtttcctgccagagaaggaggttggactagaagacctccgaggtcccttccaattctggtaTTCTGTTAACTCACATCCACCACTCAAGAGGTTGTTCTCTCCGCAGGAGCCTCCTCGCTTGCCTGTCCTTAGTCTCACTGGACCTGTCGGCAAACCCGGCCATCGGCATCCTTGGTCTCCGGACTCTGCTGGTCACCCTGGAGGAGCGGAAGCGGGGGCTCCAGTTCCTTAGCCTGGCTGGTGAGCTCACCAGGGTTTTCTGGAGCCATTGTCCCCTGAACCAGGGCATCATGTCACTCTACCCTATAGCTTAGTAGTGAAACACAATGGGTATCTCCAGGGTCTATCTACTCTGAGAAGtctttggtgctccctgagcttggtggttttcttgcagccgTTTCATTACCATATTaactaacaccatcagtgctggtCAGGAATGGGGTTTGTTCAAATCCCGTTCCTTAAGAGCACTGAtggcgttacctagtttggtaatgaaacgtctgcaagaaaacaaccaaggctcagagagcaccaaggacccatttcaaccctgagctacaaatattctcttttatttgtgTCTGTCCTTCACAAAAACGAAGGAATAGGTCACCTGCTCCTCTTTCACAGCTCAAGTCCCAAATTCTCTTCCTTCTAGGAAGGATCCAAAGGAAATCGTATCAATGTAATGAATAGATTCAGATCAATTTTTCCTCCGTTGCCACTTGGCTTCTGGAGTTACTTCACAATGAAGTAAGGATGCCACTGAAAGAAACTGGGCAATACTTTAAAAGCTTCCCATTTCTATCTCTGATGTTCATTTCAACAGTTTTGTCTCTCAAATGTTTTAACAGCCCATCAACTGCCTGTTTCAACTTTTGCTGCTCAGTGTTTTCCtgtttgtaattattttattgtgCTATTTATGGCATTGCACACGGCTCAGTCACTCGATAGTGAGACGGGTGatatatcaaaatataaatacaaagttCCCTTTGCTGCTGAACAGGGAGAGCCATGCTTGGGCTCAAGGCAGGAGAAGCTGAGTGGCCACTAACAGgtttcctctccctcccatttTTCCTAGGCTGTTCTGTCCGTGGACCCCTGGAGACCGTCACGTGGACCAAGCTCTCCTCCCTGGTGGCTCAGCTGCAACTCTGCAGCCGGCAGCTAAGCAGGAGCGACCAGCGGGATGTGGCCGAGCTCTGGCACAGCCCGGCTAACACTTCCCTTCATTCGGTCACCCGTCACCACAAACTTTTCTGCCAGAGCCTGTAGCACAGGCAGCCCCTGAAGAGGTTGGGAGGTCAGGCGATGGAGGACCGAGGAATCGGGGACACGAGTGGCTGCACGCCACTCACACCATCTCGGGGCAGATGAATCTCGGTGGAAAGAGCGGAACAGCTCAGCCGACTCCAGAGGAGATCCCGAGTTGTAGACGGGCAGTGGAGGACCCCCAATCCAGCTTGTGGAACTGAGGATTTTGGTGCCTGCAGAGTGAATTTGGGTGGGAGACGAAGCTGCTGTTTTTAACTAATCGTTCTTATCATTCTGCCCTCCTGCGTGGAACTGTCCCGTATTTATTGAATGCCTCTGCTGCTCTGGCACCGGCTGCAAGTAGAGCTGGGGAGGGCTGCAGCCCCCCTCCGCttaagcttggggggggggggagaggtgaaACTTTATTTGTAACCTTGAGAAGAGTAAGAGGGATGGTAAACAATCTCTTGAATAAATCCGATACATGCCAGGTTTAATTGTAGAAAGATTTTATTTGCTTCAGACCCACAAAATTTTGCCTCTCTGAGGCGAAAGCAAAACCCAAATAAATACACGtaacacccaccccccaccccaaatatgCTACTGCTCCCCAATTCAAGGCTGCAAAAGGAGGGGCTGGTCCACTGCCCCCCCAACCCATCCCCGTAGTGAAAATATCTGCAATGCGGCCCACGCAACGAGAGGCGTCCCAAAATGTAGAGAGGACCCAGGGCTTCTCTCTCCAATGGAAGGAAGCCTTTGTGTTCAGAGGCCTTTGAAAACCGGGTGTGTCTTGCCTAGTGGAGCCCTGAGGGCACCTGTTGCATTTTCCCCTCTTGAGTGACTGACGGGGACCTCTCGGGCCTGGCCGCTCTCGGCCTCACGAGTGCAGGAAGCGGTTGAAGGCGTTGTAGGCCGACTCCAGGTCGAAGAGCATTTGGCGGACCTGAGAATCATCCAGCTCGTCGGAAGCCGACATGCCGCTCAGGGTCTGCAGCCTAGAGAAACAGATCTCAGTCACAAGAGGAGGGGACCCTGCTTTGCCCACCCCGTCTCTCCTGGAGGTGGAGAAAAGACTAACATTAATACTCAGCGAGCAAACAGTGAGCAGCCTAATAAAGGATCACTCCTACCAACACTGGTAGGTCAAGCCATAAACAGACAGTAAATCCCACTTCCTCTTAACACTGATGACGTtatctagctgggtcatgaaacgtctgcaaggaaaccacccagctGGAAGAGCACGGAGGGCCCCACAAGGAGAAAAGAATCTGCTTTTCTTTCTGCACCTCCTGGGGCTTTGCTCAGCCCCACCTCCCTCCAACAGGATGGAGGGGCAGAAGTTGGCAAGGGTGCCCTCAGCACAAGAGCTCACCATTGGCTCACTTTCTGCCGCCCCTCAAAGTCTGGAGGTAAATGGCTCATGCGGTTCATGGTTTCCATCAACTCCCGCAGGTCTGGCTGGATCTGGGAGGGGGCAGAAGAAAAGAGGGCAGGCGTTTTCCTTCCTCCgtttctattatttcttagggagggagaaagggaaaggaaggagagggtgaGAGgccaaggaaggaagatgggtggatattggagggagggtgggtgagaggaaggaaggaaggaaggaaggaaggaaggagagggagggaggaagttattggattgggaaaacagggtacagaCCTTCCTTGAACATGTGCAGAGATGATACTTTGCCAGCCACCACCTGTTTGTCACCATGTCTCTGAACGTGGCTTCAGCGCAAGTGAGCCGCAGTTGGTTCAgagccctcccctccccgcaGAGGCCACCTGTGTGACCAACAGCCCCTCACCCTTTGCTCACCTCATCCATGGCCCGGATCTCCAAGCGCAGCTTGTCCATCACGGTGATAAAGagctgggagagaaagagagcgagagaaagcCAGCCAGCCCCGGTCAGACAGCACACCGGAAGCACCCTGCGGAAAGTGGCCCCCAGATCGGTCGTGGGCACCCCTCCCCCCACGCTAGCCCCCAAACCTACCGACACGATGTCCGCAATGCAACGGTTGAGGTTGCCCTTGTCGTCCTTGATGGTGATGGGCCGGTCCTCCTTGATCCTCTCCATGGCCAGCGGGCAGTCCAgctgggaggggaaaggaggccaCTCCGTATAGAAATCTCCCTCCGCTTTCAAAAAGGCCTGcgattgctccccccccccacttcctctgCCACCAGATGGAGCACAGATGGCTCAGATGCCCCTCGTGCAACCACCACCAAATCTGATTTCTTACCCGGAACCTGCGGCAAAAGTCATCGATGGAGTTGATCTCCAGTCCCTGCACCTGTTTGAAGGCGGCCTTGTACTGGACCAGGAGGCGGGAGCAGGCGGCCGTGTACCTGGAAGGAAGGGCCGGGATCCACAAGTGAGCAGCTTTGccctgtccagtcgtgtctgactcaaGGGGATGGTGGCTCGTCTcagtttcttagccgagggaaccagcgttgtctgaagacaatttccatggtcaaAGGGCCAACATGGCTAATCACCGaggtacacggaacgctgttcccttcccaccaaagtgatgcctatttatctactcgcagtggcatgctttcaaactgctgggtgggcaggagctaaGGCGAGGTTGGGAACTCAACCACTGCTtggtgctcgggtctcaaacccgggCTGGCAGCTTTTAACTGCTAAGCCATCGTGCTGTTCCCTttggcaaagaggagggggtcttttattcatttcaaacaaggtcttcaaacttggcagctttaagacttgtggacttcaactcccagaagtccacaagtcttaaaagctgccaagtttgaggacccctgatttaaaacattGATTACGGCCATCCATCTTTCAGTCAATTCTGGGTAGCTCCCAATTCAAGTTTCAAAAACATAAAATCACTTTAAAAACgttaaaaatgtatatttatttgtatgtatAGTCTTGTGTCTCCTTGGCAGTGCCTGGAGATTACTaagtttgtacaggtagtccttgatttataattgttcgtttagtggccatttgaaaGAACACCACTCTGGAAAAAAGATTTATCATCATAGCACCCTGACGGTCATAAGATCAAATTTTGGATGATTGATAATCACCATGTACAGGTAGCTCTCCACTTacaagttcgtttagtgactgtccaaagttacatcatcactgaaaaaagtgacttataaccatttttcacccttacaaccattgcaggctccccagggtcacgtgatcaaaattcagacccttggcaactgactcgttttTATAACAGTCGGTGtctcggggtcacgcgatccccttttgcgaccttctgacaaaatcaatggggaagccggattcatttaacaaccgtgtaactaacttgatgattgcagtgattcacttaacagctgtggcatgaaaggtcataaaaatgggacaaaatttgtgtaacaaatatctcacttagcaacagaaacgctgggctcaattgtggtcataagtcaaggactacctgtattgctgcaGATGGAACAGGTGGACAAGAACCCATCCGGGATGCTGGAAGTATAAACGGTccataaaaaagggggaaatggttAATTTGTGCTGTTTCCAACTGCCTTGAGCTGCTTGATGAATGTCAAAGACCAGATCGCCtatcacaggggtctgcaaacttggctcttttaagacttgtggacttcaactcctggagtacttcagccagcaaagctccacaagtcttaaaagagctaagtttgcagacccctggcctatcaCATCCCACCCTGATCTCTGGAAGCCTCCAACCAAGGAGGGCAGAATCACCACCTGGACCTTCATTTCAGAACTTTTTCTCTGCTGGGCCACagaccattttccttccttccttccttcttcctccataTATCATGGTCGAATGtcacctgcctgagcagggggttggactagaagacctccaaggtcccatccaactctgccaTTCCGTTACACTTGCCGTGAGGCCTTCACACTTACTCATTGGGGTTGACACAGTCCTTGATGTAGGCCTTCTCCAGGGCTTGCATAGTCTTCACCACAGCAAACAGCTCGGCCATGTTGTCGTACCTGAAACCAAGAGGAGCAAATTGGGGCCACTTTGGCTTTGCAAGGTTAGGCCTTTCAAAGTGGGAGAGATGCCCCTCCTTCGGCTGctgcccctccctgcccctcccccagttGCAAACATTGTGGCCAAACTAGTTGCTGGCAGCCCTTTGACCTCCAGTGGCTTCCCATTTGGAGGTGCCTGCAAATCTGTATAGGGCAGGAGTCTaaaacagaattccccagccagcatgtgccggctggggaattctgggacttgaagtccacaagtcttaaagtcttctgggacttgaagtccacaagtggccaTCATGGTTGCTGACTTCTGGCACAGGGGATCATTTCTGGAGGGGACACAGAGTTACTGGGCGGCAGGATGGGGGGCACCTAAAGTTAAtaagtagaagaaagaaagaatagcagtggcacttaagacttatataccgcttcacagccctctctaagaggtttacagagtcagcatatggcccccaacaatctgggccctcattttactgaggaaggaagaaaacgcaaatcaatgaaagaaaatatataagaaagagagaaaaaggaaggaagggagagagagagggaggaagacatgaagaaatagaaaaagagagaaagaaagaaaagaaaaggaaagaaaaatataaaggatAAAGACTCACTTTTCCCGTTCGCGGGCATTTTTGTAGAGCTTGACTTCCTGCAAGGAAATGAAGTTCAGACTTGCAGCCCCCCCAAACCCAGGGCTTTGGGGGAGGGGCATTGGGGGGGGCCTACAGAGGACCCCCCCATAAAGCAGCTGgcagccccccccacacacacagagcagccccctccccccgcccctcccccccgacttgcCTCGTAGAGTTCCGGCTTGTTCCCGGGGGCTGAAagcggaagggagaggagaggtgagGGTCTCCCCCgagcctcgcccgcccccccaaCACccggccctctccctccccctcctcgcgGCCTCACCTCCCATCCCGGCGTTGGCGGGGATCCCGTGGAACATCCTCCCTGCTCGGCCGACCGGCTGGCCGGGCCTGCCGCTTCCCTACTTCCGCTTCCGCCGCCTCTGCTCGGCGCTCGATTGGACGAGGCGGGAGCTGCGCGCGCACCCCGGCCCGAGAGCTACGAAAGGGAAGAGCGGtgtgagagcttccgggtttccctcggccgcccccccccccaccggcgGGTAATGCCCCCTCCGCGCCCCTCCCCTCCTGCGAG comes from the Ahaetulla prasina isolate Xishuangbanna chromosome 3, ASM2864084v1, whole genome shotgun sequence genome and includes:
- the VPS28 gene encoding vacuolar protein sorting-associated protein 28 homolog produces the protein MFHGIPANAGMGAPGNKPELYEEVKLYKNAREREKYDNMAELFAVVKTMQALEKAYIKDCVNPNEYTAACSRLLVQYKAAFKQVQGLEINSIDDFCRRFRLDCPLAMERIKEDRPITIKDDKGNLNRCIADIVSLFITVMDKLRLEIRAMDEIQPDLRELMETMNRMSHLPPDFEGRQKVSQWLQTLSGMSASDELDDSQVRQMLFDLESAYNAFNRFLHS